One Parcubacteria group bacterium ADurb.Bin159 genomic window, TCCCTCTTTTGAGATGAGCAGGAACCCAATGAATGCCTTTATGCTGTCTATTATTTCTGTCTTTTAAGGGAATGCTTAAATTATTAAAAACCAGCTCTTTTTTTATTTTGCTTACCTTAACATAAAAAGCTTCAATAGGATAATATAAAAGTGGCCAATCACATCGCCAACAAAAGGGATAAGTGTGGGTAATTTTTTCTTCTTTCAAAATTAAATTTTTCTTTTTAAGGTCTTCAATTATTTTTTTATCAGCATCTTTAATCCATAAACCTTCCCCGGGCAAGTTTTCTCCTTTAACTTGACCATTTTCGTCAACGGTAATTAAAATATCTAAATTATATTTTTTACCAACATTCATATCATCTTCTCCAAAGGCCGGAGCGATATGAACAATGCCTGTGCCTTCTTCGGTTTCTACAAAATCACCTGCCACCGTAAAATAACCTTGTTTTATTTTTTGCGGATAAAGCGGTTTGTATTTTATGCCCACTAATTTTTTGCCCAAAATTCTTTCTTTTTTAATTGGCTTTTTCCCTTCTATCAACGTATTCTCTAAAATATTTCTTTTTGTTTCTACAAAAATATAAGATTCGTCCTTGAAATAAAGTTTTTGATAATAAACATCCGGTCGTATAGCCAAGGCGGTATTAGCCGGTAAAGTCCAAGGAGTGGTTGTCCAAGCTAAAAAATAACAATTCGGCTCTTTTTCCAGGGCGAATTTTAAATAAAGAGAATTGTCATCTATATCTTTATAACCTAAATTTACTTCAAAATTAGAAAGGGGTGTTCCGCAACGAGCGCAATAAGGGGCTACCTTATAATCCTTATAAATTAAACCTTTTTTATATAATTCTTTAAATACCCACCAAACCGATTCAATATAGGAATTGTTTAATGTAGTATATTGATCTTCATAGGATACCCAACGGCCAAGACGAAGAAATGTTTTCTTCCATTCGTCAATACATTCAAAAACATTTTCTCTGCACAAACTATTAAATTTTTCAATACTCCCATATTCATCTTTTCCTAGATTTAAAATATCTTTTTTTGTTTTAATTTGCAATTTTTTTTCTACTAAATTTTCTACCGGCAAGCCATGACAATCCCAACCAATAGAACGAGGCACATTATAACCACACATTGTAAAATAACGAAGAACAGTATCTTTAAGAACCGAAGCTAAAATATGACCGTAATGAGGAGAACCACTGGCAAAAGGAGGCCCATCATAAAAGCTAAAAATTGGAGCGTCTTCCCTCATCTTTTGGCATTTCTCGAAAATTTTTTCTTTTTGCCAAAACTCTAAAATTTGTTCTTCTTTTTTAGGGTAATTTTCCATATTTTTATTATATCAAATTAACGCGGTTTAATCCCGTAAATTAAAAAATATTTAATAGCGCTGGAAAGATGAATCCAAAAAATTGGCGAAAATACGGAACGGAGCAATCCCCCTTTATCAGAAAGCCGTTGGTAAGAATGAACTACTTTTGCTTGGGGGAAATAATAAACCTCCCAATTATTTTGCCAAAAATGATGAGCCCAGTCAATGTCCTCAAAATAAAGAAAAAATTTCTCATTCATTAATCCCGTATCTTTTAACGCCGATGCCCTTACCATTAATGCTGCTCCTAAAATCCAGGAAACAGGAAAAGGACAGGTTAAATCTTTATCACCATAATAATAGTAATTTAATTTTTTTTGTCCCCATTTGGTTTTTTTAAAAAATGTTCGATGAATAATCAAAACTAACGGGGAAGGAAAACGCCGGGCAGAATATTGAAGCTTGCCATTAGGATAATAAAGAGCTGGCCCGACTAAACCAACCTTAGGATTATTGTTAAGAAAAGAAATAAGCGCCTGAATAGAATTTTGCTCTACCGAAACATCGGGGTTTAAAATTAAAATATATTCTCCTTTGGCTGTTTTTATACCTTGATTAACTGCTTTGGCGAAACCTACATTTTTTTTATTACTAATAATCCTAATTGACGGGATTTCCTCAAATTTTGAAATTTCATTTGAAAACGCTTTATTAATGCG contains:
- the wbbL_2 gene encoding N-acetylglucosaminyl-diphospho-decaprenol L-rhamnosyltransferase; translated protein: MLLSIIIVHFNQSENLRQCLDSIKKANLNFSFEIIIIDNSSNLGTVFANAFPLSRINKAFSNEISKFEEIPSIRIISNKKNVGFAKAVNQGIKTAKGEYILILNPDVSVEQNSIQALISFLNNNPKVGLVGPALYYPNGKLQYSARRFPSPLVLIIHRTFFKKTKWGQKKLNYYYYGDKDLTCPFPVSWILGAALMVRASALKDTGLMNEKFFLYFEDIDWAHHFWQNNWEVYYFPQAKVVHSYQRLSDKGGLLRSVFSPIFWIHLSSAIKYFLIYGIKPR